One genomic region from Evansella sp. LMS18 encodes:
- a CDS encoding DUF5634 family protein: protein MDFLPRETLVNDLMHSFEPLMKKYNLEDISVFEEEGEGDYYHMGYTVRKDDRVYMIHLPYRKNEDNQLAPVKREWVVESDAGDEPEAHGLENLDEVFEKINSGLEH, encoded by the coding sequence ATGGATTTTCTTCCAAGAGAAACATTAGTAAATGATTTAATGCATTCTTTCGAACCGTTAATGAAAAAATACAATTTAGAGGATATCTCAGTGTTTGAAGAAGAAGGAGAAGGAGATTATTACCACATGGGCTATACTGTCCGGAAGGATGACAGAGTGTATATGATTCACCTTCCTTACAGGAAAAACGAGGACAATCAGCTTGCACCTGTAAAACGTGAATGGGTGGTTGAATCAGACGCAGGAGATGAGCCAGAAGCACATGGGTTAGAAAACCTGGATGAAGTGTTTGAGAAAATTAATAGTGGGCTTGAGCATTAA
- a CDS encoding DUF2512 family protein — protein MLKHLIAFGLKLGYVSLVALTVLSIGDIPITWILLLALAVTIPAYIADVIAFPQFGNFIATLADFVMYTFVLAILLVSFVDGSIRSLLFAAGIGGTLVFFEAIYHEFIMKKVVKVKGANPLFGKFEVQTEFAEEMNIKEAVKKDSDKKKPH, from the coding sequence ATGCTGAAACATCTGATTGCTTTCGGGTTAAAACTAGGTTATGTATCACTTGTTGCGTTGACAGTCCTTTCAATCGGAGATATACCAATAACATGGATTTTACTCCTTGCGCTGGCAGTAACCATACCAGCATATATCGCTGATGTTATTGCTTTCCCGCAGTTTGGCAACTTTATTGCCACACTCGCTGACTTTGTCATGTACACTTTTGTCCTGGCGATTCTGCTGGTAAGCTTTGTGGACGGGAGCATAAGAAGCCTTCTGTTTGCTGCCGGAATTGGGGGAACCCTTGTTTTTTTCGAAGCCATTTACCACGAGTTTATTATGAAAAAAGTGGTGAAGGTGAAGGGGGCAAATCCTTTGTTCGGGAAATTTGAAGTGCAGACAGAATTTGCGGAAGAGATGAATATAAAGGAAGCTGTTAAAAAGGACAGCGACAAGAAAAAGCCTCATTGA
- a CDS encoding carbon-nitrogen family hydrolase yields MHTRTAIVQMDIAFGDLEKNYETVKQNIIKAAKEHADVVVLPELWPTGYALTRLEELGDKEGKKSADFIAELAREYKINIVAGSVPKETSAGVTNTMFIFNRSGELVKEYSKAHLFRLMEEEKYLVEGNKDGLFELDGTKSAGVICYDIRFPEWIRTHMLDDTKVLYVVAEWPKPRTNHWRTLLISRAIENQCYVVACNRIGSDPNNEFGGHSIVINPWGDIVAEAEEDETILYAELDLEEVDKVREKIPVFTDRRPDLYKL; encoded by the coding sequence GTGCATACAAGAACTGCAATAGTACAAATGGATATTGCTTTTGGCGACCTGGAAAAAAATTATGAAACAGTGAAGCAAAACATTATAAAAGCGGCGAAAGAACACGCAGATGTTGTAGTGCTGCCTGAACTTTGGCCAACAGGCTATGCTTTAACCCGCCTTGAGGAGCTTGGCGATAAAGAGGGGAAGAAATCAGCCGATTTTATCGCAGAGCTGGCGAGGGAGTATAAAATAAATATTGTCGCAGGCTCTGTACCGAAAGAAACATCGGCCGGTGTTACTAATACCATGTTCATTTTCAACCGGAGCGGGGAGCTTGTGAAGGAGTACAGTAAAGCCCATCTTTTCCGGCTGATGGAGGAAGAAAAGTACTTAGTTGAGGGAAATAAGGATGGCTTGTTTGAACTGGACGGAACGAAGAGCGCCGGGGTAATCTGCTATGACATCCGTTTTCCGGAGTGGATCCGAACCCATATGCTTGATGATACGAAAGTTCTTTATGTGGTCGCCGAGTGGCCGAAACCACGGACAAATCACTGGAGAACCCTCCTGATAAGCAGGGCGATTGAGAATCAATGCTACGTGGTGGCATGTAACCGGATTGGTTCCGACCCTAATAATGAATTTGGCGGCCATTCCATCGTTATTAACCCTTGGGGCGATATTGTTGCTGAAGCAGAAGAGGACGAAACAATCCTTTATGCGGAGCTTGACCTTGAGGAAGTAGATAAAGTCAGGGAGAAAATTCCTGTTTTTACAGACAGAAGGCCGGATTTATATAAACTATAG
- a CDS encoding pyridoxal phosphate-dependent aminotransferase, with amino-acid sequence MKQFEQSEMLARLPEQFFAKLVKKVQHAKKKGYDIINLGQGNPDLPTPEHIVNSLRSAAENPLHHKYSPFRGIPELKEAVCKFYKREYDVDLDAEKEVAVLFGAKAGLVELSQCLLNPGDTALLPDPGYPDYMSGIAMADAKPVFMPLVEENNFLPDYNEISQEDLEQAKLMFLNYPNNPTAATATKEFFEETVAIGEKHNVCVIHDFAYGAIGFDNEKPMSFLQVPGAKETGIEIYTMSKTYNMAGWRIAFAVGNPSVIEALNLIQDHMYVSLFGAVQEAAADALLGSQEPVQEFLEIYERRRNTFVEGMQKIGCDIKFPKGSFFAWMPIAKGYTSEEFADMLIEKAHVATAPGNGFGEHGEGYVRIGLLTTEERIQEAVERIGKLNLY; translated from the coding sequence ATGAAACAGTTCGAGCAATCGGAAATGCTTGCAAGACTGCCGGAACAATTTTTTGCAAAGCTCGTTAAAAAAGTACAGCATGCCAAAAAGAAAGGTTATGACATCATTAACCTCGGCCAGGGAAACCCAGACCTTCCTACGCCGGAACACATAGTTAACTCGCTGCGGTCAGCTGCCGAGAACCCTCTTCACCATAAATATTCTCCTTTCAGAGGAATACCCGAGCTGAAAGAAGCAGTGTGTAAGTTTTATAAACGGGAGTACGATGTGGATTTAGATGCTGAAAAAGAAGTAGCCGTGTTGTTCGGTGCCAAAGCAGGCCTTGTGGAATTAAGCCAGTGCCTGTTAAATCCAGGGGATACCGCCCTCCTCCCCGACCCGGGCTACCCGGACTATATGTCAGGTATTGCGATGGCCGATGCGAAACCTGTTTTTATGCCTCTCGTGGAGGAAAACAATTTTCTGCCTGATTATAATGAAATCTCTCAGGAAGATTTGGAGCAGGCTAAATTAATGTTTTTAAATTACCCAAATAATCCTACCGCCGCCACAGCGACGAAGGAGTTTTTTGAAGAGACAGTTGCAATTGGCGAAAAACATAATGTTTGTGTCATCCATGATTTTGCCTACGGTGCCATCGGCTTTGACAATGAAAAACCAATGAGTTTTCTTCAGGTCCCAGGGGCAAAAGAGACTGGAATCGAAATTTATACCATGTCAAAAACATATAATATGGCTGGGTGGCGGATAGCATTCGCCGTTGGAAACCCTTCTGTAATCGAAGCACTCAACCTTATTCAGGACCATATGTATGTCAGCCTTTTCGGTGCTGTCCAGGAAGCTGCTGCTGATGCTCTTCTGGGAAGCCAGGAACCGGTTCAGGAATTTTTGGAGATTTATGAGCGCCGGAGGAATACCTTTGTTGAAGGCATGCAGAAAATCGGCTGTGATATTAAATTTCCAAAAGGATCCTTCTTTGCCTGGATGCCGATAGCCAAAGGGTACACATCCGAGGAATTCGCAGACATGCTCATTGAAAAAGCTCATGTAGCGACTGCACCAGGCAACGGATTTGGTGAACATGGCGAGGGATATGTCCGAATCGGGCTTCTGACTACCGAAGAAAGAATCCAGGAAGCAGTCGAGAGAATTGGAAAATTGAATTTATATTAA
- a CDS encoding ribonucleotide-diphosphate reductase subunit beta, whose translation MTLKQRKLYDTAAPNASTGIINGESSNVLNWDDVRFSWAYPLYKNMLANFWTPFEINMANDIRQYETLEAKEREAFDKIIGLLAFLDSIQTDYSMHVARYLTDSSLSALMTVLSFQEVVHNQSYSYVLSSLTTKQKQDEIFEYWKHDQVLRERNDFIAEGYERFVADPTPQTFLESIVYDVILEGLNFYSGFSFFYNLARNQKMVSTSTMINYINRDEQQHVYLFSNIFKELLNENPELNTAENHRFVRETFIRGAELEINWARHIIGDEISGINMEDLEAYIKFIANKRVNQLGVERPFEGYRQNPMRWIKVYEDVNSGKTDFFEQKSRQYTKVSDDNGFDDL comes from the coding sequence ATGACGTTAAAACAAAGAAAATTATACGATACAGCGGCGCCTAATGCATCTACAGGGATTATTAACGGGGAAAGCTCTAACGTACTGAACTGGGACGATGTGAGATTTTCCTGGGCATACCCGCTCTATAAAAATATGCTCGCAAATTTCTGGACTCCTTTTGAAATTAATATGGCAAACGATATAAGACAATACGAAACGCTTGAGGCGAAGGAAAGGGAAGCTTTTGATAAAATTATCGGACTCCTCGCCTTTCTTGACAGCATCCAGACAGATTATTCCATGCATGTGGCCAGGTATTTAACGGATTCGAGCCTGTCCGCACTGATGACAGTACTTTCCTTCCAGGAAGTGGTTCATAACCAGAGCTATTCTTATGTTCTCTCTAGTTTGACAACGAAGCAAAAGCAGGACGAGATTTTTGAATACTGGAAGCACGATCAAGTATTGCGGGAACGTAATGATTTTATCGCAGAAGGCTATGAACGTTTTGTGGCTGACCCGACACCTCAGACGTTTCTGGAGTCCATTGTTTACGATGTTATACTCGAAGGCCTGAATTTCTATTCCGGATTCAGTTTCTTCTATAATCTGGCGCGGAACCAGAAGATGGTCTCCACCTCGACGATGATTAATTATATTAACCGTGATGAGCAGCAGCATGTGTATTTGTTTTCAAATATATTTAAAGAGCTGTTAAATGAAAACCCTGAATTGAATACTGCGGAGAATCACCGGTTTGTTCGGGAAACTTTTATACGTGGGGCCGAGCTTGAAATAAACTGGGCAAGGCACATTATCGGTGATGAAATCAGCGGGATTAACATGGAGGATCTTGAAGCATATATTAAATTTATTGCGAATAAGCGTGTGAACCAGCTTGGCGTGGAGCGCCCATTTGAAGGATACCGCCAGAACCCGATGCGCTGGATAAAAGTATACGAGGATGTAAACAGCGGGAAGACAGACTTTTTTGAGCAAAAATCCCGGCAGTATACGAAAGTTTCAGATGATAATGGGTTTGATGATTTATAA
- a CDS encoding ribonucleoside-diphosphate reductase subunit alpha — protein MAVQTNNLTEIRQEFSSLNWNGWPEEKSTDDQLLAALERITMDEPDWTYVAARIKLAQFYEEIGNRRKTASEEVYKAFPQSVENLVAKGLYHPFLINKYSVKEREELAGLLDPEKDKAFTYLGLHTLIDRYVTKDFDGNKLELPQERFLIIAMTLMQDELDEKRLEYIKEAYWALSNLYMTVATPTLANAGKTHGQLSSCFIDTMDDSLRGIFDSTTDAATLSKNGGGIGIYLGKIRSQGSSIKGHKGTSSGVLPWMKQLNNTAVSVDQLGQRQGAIAVYLDVWHKDIFSFLDAKLNNGDERKRTHDIFTGVSLPDLFMEMVEERGDWHLFDPHEVRQTMGYSLEDFFDEKKGSGSFREKYEECVNEPELTRKTVPAIEIMKRIMISQLETGTPYMFYRDEANRMNPNQHCGMIYGSNLCTEIMQNMSPTTVMEEKTADGKIIITKEAGDYVVCNLSSVNLSSAVTDDVLERLIPIQVRMLDNVIDINDIEVLQAKQTNRKYRAIGLGTYGWHHLLALKGIRWESEEAVQFADELYEKIAFLTIQASMELAKEKGSYAKFEGSHWESGEYFRVRNYESGEWVELAGEVRKNGLRNGYLMAVAPNSSTAIIAGTTASIDPIYRKEYAEEKKNFRIPVTAPDISPKTTWFYKSAHETDQLWSVKQNGARQKHIDQGISFNLYVKNTIKAKELLELHLSAWKNGLKTTYYVRSTSSEIEDCDSCAS, from the coding sequence ATGGCGGTACAAACAAATAATTTAACTGAAATAAGACAGGAATTTTCCAGCTTGAACTGGAATGGCTGGCCGGAAGAAAAAAGTACGGATGATCAGCTTCTCGCTGCGCTTGAGAGGATTACAATGGACGAACCGGACTGGACGTATGTCGCAGCCCGGATAAAGCTCGCTCAATTTTATGAAGAGATTGGGAACAGAAGAAAGACTGCATCTGAGGAGGTATATAAAGCATTTCCACAATCGGTTGAAAATCTTGTGGCAAAGGGGCTGTATCACCCGTTCCTCATCAATAAATATTCTGTGAAGGAAAGAGAGGAGCTGGCAGGACTGCTTGACCCTGAAAAAGACAAAGCATTTACTTATCTCGGGCTCCATACTTTAATCGACCGTTATGTGACGAAAGACTTTGACGGCAATAAACTGGAGCTCCCGCAGGAACGGTTTTTGATCATTGCTATGACACTCATGCAGGACGAACTTGATGAGAAACGGCTTGAATATATTAAAGAAGCATATTGGGCGTTATCCAATTTATATATGACAGTTGCAACTCCGACCCTTGCAAATGCAGGAAAGACACATGGACAGCTGTCCAGCTGCTTCATCGATACGATGGATGATAGTCTCCGGGGTATTTTTGACAGCACGACAGACGCGGCGACATTAAGCAAGAACGGGGGCGGAATTGGGATTTACTTAGGTAAAATCCGTTCACAGGGTTCTTCCATTAAGGGACATAAAGGCACCTCCTCAGGTGTGCTTCCTTGGATGAAACAGCTGAACAATACAGCGGTAAGCGTGGATCAGCTTGGCCAGAGACAAGGTGCTATCGCTGTCTATCTGGATGTCTGGCATAAAGATATTTTTTCTTTTCTTGACGCCAAACTTAATAACGGCGACGAGCGGAAGCGGACCCATGATATTTTTACCGGAGTATCTCTCCCGGACCTGTTCATGGAGATGGTGGAAGAAAGGGGAGACTGGCACTTGTTTGATCCCCATGAAGTAAGGCAGACAATGGGGTATTCTCTGGAAGACTTTTTTGATGAGAAAAAAGGCAGCGGAAGCTTTCGCGAGAAATACGAGGAGTGTGTGAATGAGCCGGAGTTAACCAGGAAAACTGTCCCGGCAATTGAAATTATGAAGCGAATAATGATTTCCCAGTTAGAAACGGGCACACCGTACATGTTTTACCGTGACGAGGCGAACCGGATGAACCCGAATCAGCACTGCGGAATGATCTATGGCTCTAATCTCTGTACTGAAATCATGCAGAATATGAGCCCTACGACAGTGATGGAAGAAAAGACGGCAGACGGAAAAATCATCATTACTAAAGAGGCGGGGGATTATGTTGTCTGCAATTTAAGCTCAGTAAATCTGTCTTCCGCTGTAACAGATGATGTCCTTGAGCGGCTCATACCTATCCAGGTTAGAATGCTCGATAATGTCATTGATATTAATGATATCGAGGTGCTTCAGGCAAAACAGACGAACCGGAAATACAGGGCAATCGGTCTCGGCACATACGGCTGGCATCATCTTCTCGCATTGAAAGGTATTCGCTGGGAGTCGGAGGAAGCGGTACAGTTTGCTGACGAGCTGTATGAAAAAATTGCTTTTTTAACGATCCAGGCAAGCATGGAGCTGGCAAAAGAAAAGGGCAGCTATGCAAAGTTTGAAGGCTCCCACTGGGAATCGGGAGAATATTTCAGGGTAAGGAACTATGAATCTGGTGAGTGGGTGGAACTTGCAGGTGAAGTGAGAAAAAACGGGTTACGAAACGGTTATTTAATGGCTGTTGCACCGAATTCCTCCACTGCAATAATCGCCGGCACAACGGCTTCCATTGATCCGATCTACCGAAAAGAGTATGCGGAGGAGAAAAAGAATTTCCGAATACCGGTTACGGCTCCTGATATTTCACCGAAAACAACCTGGTTTTATAAGTCAGCACATGAAACAGACCAGTTGTGGAGCGTTAAGCAAAACGGTGCAAGGCAGAAGCATATCGATCAGGGAATTTCGTTCAATCTGTATGTTAAAAACACAATCAAAGCGAAGGAACTTCTGGAACTGCATTTGAGCGCGTGGAAAAACGGGCTGAAAACAACTTATTATGTCCGGTCCACATCCAGTGAAATTGAAGATTGCGATAGTTGTGCAAGCTGA
- a CDS encoding sporulation protein gives MDETLGYLRESLSNYLETSPPCIALYKKLLHNHYEDELAFVRDLDVEEINLLNTVLQKELEYARETQDDKRAGELTEIFELLF, from the coding sequence ATGGATGAAACACTTGGCTATTTACGGGAGTCGTTGTCAAATTATCTGGAGACGAGCCCGCCATGCATCGCTCTTTATAAGAAGCTTCTTCATAACCATTATGAGGACGAACTTGCCTTTGTGAGGGACCTTGATGTGGAAGAAATCAACCTACTGAATACAGTGCTTCAAAAGGAACTTGAATATGCGAGAGAAACACAGGACGACAAGCGGGCAGGGGAGCTCACAGAAATATTCGAGCTGTTATTTTAA
- a CDS encoding glutathione ABC transporter substrate-binding protein has translation MKRKKSLFVTALLASSLIFTACASEPDENGGNNNQSPDNNAGNSGESAGGDLRIGVVSDPVSLDPHGANENVSNSINNTIYDGLVYQDENMEIQPALAESLEQIEDTVWEAKIREGVSFHDGSELNAEVVKMSLDRVRDEEVASPVGFLFGMITEVSVVDEYTVHIETEFPFAPLPAHLAHTGGSIVSPELVEASYEALENGENPFSVVNESPAGTGYFQFDEHVSGEYVRLVKNEDYWSEEEAGVNSVTFNVIPEDLTRIGELETGGIHISYPVNPSDVERVENADGTSIQQVSSSRMEYLGFNTEVEPFDDPRVRQALHMAINKEDIVNGVLNYLGTVAHGPLAPDVLGYSEDIDYIEHNLEEARELLAEAGYPDGFEATLLTDDERQRQDIAQLVQHQLSEIGVEVDIDMTEFGTYLERAQQGETEMFLGSWGTVTMDGDYGLYAVFHSDNKGVPGNRSFIENERIDELLDQARQETDPDTRLDLYEEVQNELAEESPYAYLFFPDLNAGVRDEVEGFWQYPSGFYFLRDVTLND, from the coding sequence TTGAAGAGAAAAAAGTCGTTATTTGTTACAGCCTTGCTTGCAAGCTCCCTCATTTTTACAGCATGCGCAAGCGAACCAGATGAAAATGGGGGCAATAATAATCAAAGCCCTGACAACAATGCAGGAAATTCAGGTGAGTCCGCAGGCGGAGACCTGAGAATCGGTGTTGTGTCCGACCCAGTTTCACTGGATCCGCACGGAGCAAATGAGAATGTGTCCAATAGTATCAATAATACGATTTATGATGGATTAGTTTATCAGGACGAAAACATGGAAATTCAGCCAGCCCTTGCAGAAAGCCTGGAGCAAATCGAGGATACAGTCTGGGAAGCAAAAATCCGTGAAGGGGTTAGTTTCCATGATGGTTCCGAGCTTAATGCTGAAGTCGTTAAAATGAGCCTGGACCGCGTCAGGGATGAAGAGGTGGCCTCTCCTGTCGGATTCCTTTTTGGCATGATTACCGAGGTTTCTGTTGTGGATGAATACACGGTTCATATTGAAACTGAGTTTCCTTTCGCGCCGCTACCGGCACACCTGGCTCACACAGGGGGAAGCATTGTCAGCCCGGAACTTGTAGAAGCTTCTTATGAAGCATTGGAAAACGGAGAGAACCCTTTCTCTGTAGTAAACGAAAGCCCAGCCGGAACTGGATATTTTCAATTTGACGAGCATGTTTCCGGAGAATATGTAAGACTTGTGAAAAACGAAGATTACTGGTCAGAAGAGGAAGCTGGTGTAAACTCCGTTACATTTAATGTTATTCCAGAAGATTTAACCAGAATCGGTGAGCTTGAAACAGGCGGTATCCATATATCATATCCTGTTAACCCGAGTGATGTTGAGAGAGTGGAAAATGCTGACGGTACTTCTATCCAGCAAGTAAGCAGTTCCCGCATGGAGTATTTAGGGTTCAATACGGAAGTAGAGCCATTTGATGATCCACGTGTCCGCCAGGCGCTGCATATGGCAATAAATAAAGAAGATATCGTCAACGGGGTACTTAACTACCTCGGAACAGTGGCCCACGGACCACTGGCACCAGACGTATTAGGTTATAGTGAGGATATCGATTACATTGAACATAATCTTGAAGAAGCCCGGGAACTACTTGCGGAAGCAGGATATCCTGATGGTTTTGAAGCTACGCTCCTGACTGATGACGAACGCCAGCGCCAGGATATCGCCCAGCTTGTTCAGCACCAGCTGTCTGAAATCGGAGTGGAAGTGGATATTGACATGACAGAGTTCGGTACTTACCTGGAACGCGCACAGCAAGGGGAAACAGAAATGTTCCTCGGCAGCTGGGGCACAGTAACAATGGATGGAGACTACGGCCTTTATGCTGTTTTCCATTCTGACAACAAAGGTGTCCCTGGAAACAGGTCTTTCATTGAAAATGAGAGAATCGATGAGCTCCTTGACCAGGCACGCCAGGAAACAGATCCTGATACTCGTTTAGACCTTTATGAAGAAGTTCAAAATGAGCTTGCAGAGGAATCGCCATATGCTTATCTCTTCTTCCCTGATCTGAATGCAGGAGTCAGGGATGAAGTGGAAGGCTTCTGGCAGTATCCAAGCGGTTTTTACTTTCTTCGTGATGTAACACTTAACGATTAA
- a CDS encoding cobyrinate a,c-diamide synthase: protein MPDKRIIIAGTGSGTGKTTVTLGLMAALRQIGYEVQGFKCGPDFIDPSYHTAVTGRESRNLDSWLLNEETLKDVYIKGSSKADITVIEGVMGLFDGKGPLTNEGSTAEISRITNTKVILVVDCYSMARSAAAIVQGFQNFTDETTIAGVIANRVGGEGHYKIIKEAVEKECGVPVIGYLPFNPDIELPERHLGLVPSLERGDLDDFFTRLGKSLSETVNLDLLVELSASEQLDISDKPYFSPEKKANVRIAVAKDEAFNFYYKENFEILASYGAELAFFSPLKGETLPEGVHGLYIGGGFPEVFAKELEQQTEVKESILISVEKGLPVLAECGGFMFMCEKIIDTCGAEYRMIGAIPGIVKMQESLAAIGYRELTGEDGNYLLPGGTTARGQEFHYSVFHHAGEYTPAWKTTGMETVKREGYQDGNLIAGYTHFNFASCPSMAERWIRKCEEWKRETSDH from the coding sequence TTGCCGGATAAGCGAATTATTATTGCAGGGACAGGCAGCGGAACGGGAAAAACAACGGTTACTTTAGGGCTGATGGCGGCACTCAGACAAATAGGGTATGAAGTTCAGGGCTTTAAATGCGGTCCTGACTTCATTGATCCTTCCTATCATACAGCTGTAACCGGCAGGGAATCCCGGAACCTTGACAGCTGGCTTCTCAATGAAGAGACTCTGAAGGATGTTTATATAAAAGGCAGCAGCAAGGCGGATATAACTGTCATTGAAGGAGTGATGGGACTCTTTGACGGGAAAGGCCCTTTAACAAACGAAGGGAGCACCGCTGAAATAAGCAGAATCACAAACACAAAGGTTATTCTTGTCGTTGACTGCTACAGTATGGCAAGAAGCGCCGCGGCAATCGTGCAGGGTTTTCAGAACTTTACTGATGAAACTACAATCGCCGGTGTCATTGCGAACCGTGTCGGGGGAGAAGGACATTACAAGATAATTAAAGAAGCAGTTGAAAAAGAATGTGGCGTCCCTGTTATTGGGTACTTACCTTTTAATCCTGATATTGAACTGCCGGAAAGGCATCTTGGGCTGGTACCTTCATTAGAAAGAGGAGATCTGGATGATTTCTTCACCCGCCTGGGAAAGTCACTGTCTGAAACAGTAAACCTGGATTTGCTCGTGGAGCTGTCAGCGTCAGAGCAGCTGGACATTTCAGACAAACCTTATTTTTCACCTGAAAAGAAGGCGAATGTACGAATCGCCGTGGCAAAAGATGAAGCATTCAATTTCTATTACAAAGAAAACTTTGAAATACTCGCATCCTATGGTGCTGAATTAGCTTTTTTTTCTCCGTTAAAAGGCGAGACCCTTCCAGAAGGTGTCCACGGACTGTATATAGGGGGCGGTTTTCCGGAGGTATTTGCAAAAGAACTGGAACAGCAGACGGAAGTTAAAGAATCGATTCTTATTTCAGTGGAAAAGGGGCTGCCGGTGCTGGCGGAGTGCGGCGGTTTTATGTTTATGTGTGAGAAGATTATTGACACATGTGGTGCCGAATACAGGATGATCGGTGCAATACCTGGTATTGTAAAAATGCAGGAGTCACTGGCTGCAATCGGCTACCGGGAACTTACCGGGGAAGACGGGAACTATTTGCTGCCAGGAGGAACAACTGCCAGAGGCCAGGAATTTCACTATTCTGTTTTTCATCATGCCGGGGAATATACTCCTGCTTGGAAAACAACAGGAATGGAAACGGTGAAGCGGGAAGGTTATCAGGACGGAAACCTTATTGCAGGATATACTCATTTTAATTTTGCCTCTTGTCCTTCGATGGCGGAACGCTGGATCAGGAAGTGTGAAGAGTGGAAGAGAGAAACCTCGGACCATTGA